Proteins encoded within one genomic window of Etheostoma cragini isolate CJK2018 chromosome 21, CSU_Ecrag_1.0, whole genome shotgun sequence:
- the LOC117937245 gene encoding suppressor protein SRP40-like: MERDVSTSDRRARSTSNTSSTSTETSFSSFSSSSDSSSSLKEEAQCESCTGNPAASPQPNVSDSERSDLSLSDRRSSNTSSESSGSVSPISRETALNAPQVPPRPKTEEILNRCTTMTRKAALATKTRLQSQPESIHSR, from the coding sequence ATGGAGAGGGACGTCTCGACCTCAGACCGCCGTGCACGCAGCACGAGCAACACAAGCAGCACAAGCACCGAGACCAGcttctccagcttctcctccaGTAGCGACTCATCCTCTAGTTTGAAAGAGGAAGCGCAGTGTGAGAGCTGCACAGGCAATCCTGCAGCCTCACCCCAGCCCAACGTCAGCGACAGTGAGAGATCTGATCTCAGCCTCTCGGACCGCCGCAGCTCCAACACTAGCTCTGAGAGCTCTGGATCTGTCAGCCCCATAAGCAGGGAGACAGCCTTAAACGCTCCCCAGGTGCCACCCAGACCCAAAACTGAGGAGATCCTAAACCGCTGCACCACCATGACCCGCAAGGCAGCCCTGGCCACCAAGACCCGGCTTCAGAGTCAGCCAGAGTCCATCCACAGCCGCTAG
- the LOC117937132 gene encoding putative neutrophil cytosol factor 1C: MAGEQRFVFSARIIGAVHRDTPKLKMFMISVLWSDETEVIVYRSFQDFKNLHRQLKKRFPPMNPFRRKDRVIPKFKEYLISSPGWWLVENEDKVLAWFPAPYLELWDGEDGDNAEFQLAGALYCAVRSYSTTKNDEVSVPIGAVVEVLRKSDNGWWLIRFNGKAGYIPSMNLQPYNNPRSGLYSLQRKLHSSALNLATSTEPQASHAPCVSEEIRGSAGQSRAESSVLGRLHKARSLDVLSETRLQTQMERNVSTSDRLARSNSSSSNRSTETSFSSFSSSRKCSLISAASPQSSGSSFPDLSLSDRRSSNTSSESYGSVSSKGRETALNAPMVPPRPKTEEILNRCTTMTRKAALATKTQLQIQPESIHSR; the protein is encoded by the exons ATGGCCGGTGAACAACGCTTTGTATTCAGTGCACGCATTATAGGAGCCGTCCACAGGGACACACCAAAACTCAAA ATGTTTATGATATCTGTGTTATGGTCAGATGAGACTGAAGTGATTGTCTACAGGTCCTTTCAAGATTTTAAGAATTTAcat CGGCAGCTGAAAAAGAGGTTCCCTCCCATGAACCCTTTTAGGAGAAAAGACAGAGTGATCCCCAAATTTAAAG AATATTTGATTTCCTCTCCAGGTTGGTGGCTGGTGGAGAACGAGGATAAGGTTTTGGCTTGGTTCCCTGCTCCCTACCTGGAGTTATGGGATGGAGAGGATGGTGACAACGCTGAATTCCAGCTTGCAG GTGCCCTGTACTGTGCTGTGAGGAGTTACTCAACTACGAAGAATGACGAGGTGTCTGTGCCCATTGGCGCTGTAGTGGAGGTGCTGAGGAAGTCTGACAACGGCTGGTGGCTCATCAG attCAATGGCAAGGCAGGTTACATCCCCTCCATGAACCTGCAGCCGTACAACAACCCACGGTCAGGCCTCTACAGCCTGCAGAGAAAGCTGCACAGCTCCGCTCTGAACCTGGCAACCAGCACGGAGCCTCAGGCTTCTCATGCACCCTGCGTCAGCGAGGAAATCAGGGGCTCTGCAGGTCAGTCCAGAGCAGAGTCCAGTGTGCTTGGGCGTCTCCACAAGGCCCGATCACTGGACGTCCTCTCTGAGACCCGCTTGCaaacacagatggagaggaACGTCTCAACCTCAGACCGCCTTGCacgcagcaacagcagcagtagcaACAGAAGCACCGAGACCAGCTTCTCCAGCTTCTCTTCAAGCAGAAAATGTTCCTTAATTTCCGCAGCCTCACCCCAATCCAGTGGGAGCAGCTTTCCTGATCTCAGCCTCTCGGACCGCCGCAGCTCAAACACTAGCTCTGAGAGCTATGGATCTGTCAGCTCCAAAGGAAGGGAGACAGCCTTAAACGCTCCCATGGTGCCACCCAGACCCAAAACTGAGGAGATTCTGAACCGCTGCACCACCATGACTCGCAAGGCAGCCCTGGCCACCAAGACCCAGCTTCAGATTCAGCCAGAGTCCATCCACAGCCGCTAG